The genomic segment AATCGTATTAGCCAAACTCAATACCGCAAACCCCAATAAGCGGCGAATATTGTCCACATCGCTAGTGGCGCGGTTGATCAAGTCCCCCACCGTATTCATCGCAAAATAGGAGGGTTCTAGGGTCAGCAAATGCTGAAAGATCTGTTGTTTGAGGTCAAACTCCACCTGACGCCCAACCCCAAAGAGCAGAGTGCGAGACACCATGCGAATGACCCACATAATACTCGCTAGCACCATAATCAGAATTACATAACGTAGAATCCGATCGAAGCTAAATGTCACTTGTAATTCATCAATGCTATTGCGGATCAATAGCGGGATGTAAACCCCTAAACCATTGACAATAAAGAGGGCAATAATTCCCAAAACTGCGGTTTTCCAATGGGGACGCAGATACTCCCCCAACTTCTTGAGTTTAGATTGAGCCATGATTCAGGGTAGGACGGATGGAACGAAACGGTGTCTCAATCCCAATCCTAGACGAATCTGCCAAGGGTTGTGGGCTAAAAAATCGTCGGCGACAGCCAACCGCGCAGGAAATAGAAGATAAACGTATAGTATTCGTTCAAAACGCGGGTCGAGAGGGCTAAGGCTTCTGCATTAGCAATAAAATCGGCTAGTCGCAAGGTTCGTTGTTGGGCAGCTCCCGGCTGATAGGTAATAAAATCAGTGGCGCGGGGAATGACCTGAAGGCCCACATTCGCAAACGTTAGAGTTGCGCGGCGGACATCGAGGGCGGAGGTAACTAGCGCCACGCGGGTGCCTAAATTGCGTTCTTCTAGAATGCGCCGGACGCCTAATGCACTCGTCCGCATATCCGTTCCCGTCGTTTCCAGAATAATCCGATTGGGATCGACGCCTAAGCGTAATAATAACTCGCGCACATCCTCAGCTTCAGAGCGGGGTAGCTGTCCGGTGGGTTCCGTGGGGACGCCCGTGGTTTCCGGTCGCGGGCCAGCGCTGACAATGACTAAAGGGCGAAAATTGGGTTCTTGCCAATAGAGTTGGGAGGCGTAGAAAATGCGATCGCCCGTTTCGTTTAACTGAAAATAGGGTCGGTCGGGTAAATTAGCCCCAGTAGTGGTTCCTTGGGCTAAAACCACAATGGTTCCCACCCCTTGTTCGGCTAGCGGTACAAGCGGTACCGGACAAGGGGCCTGACAAAGGGTTTGCAAGCGCTGTTCGGCGAGTACGGCTTCTAATTCTGCCTGTTGTGCCAAGCCATAGGCAATTACAGGTAGGCTAAATAAGGTCAAAAGGATAAAGGCAAACCAAAGCTGATACACGCCATTTTTGGTCAAAACCCCCTTTTTTATCCCCCCAATTGCCATACTGATTAGCAATAGCGATAACCCCAGAGGCTTGAGGGGAAACGACAGAATTTCCCATGCTGAGGCGACTAAGCGATCGTTGGGATTTAAAAACCCCAAAACGATTAAGCTAAACAGAAAGATCCCGCCAATCCAAGTTAAATAGGGTTTAGGAATCCACCGCAGCAGCACCATGTACACAATGACTGCAATGAAAATCCAAAGAAGAACCCGCGTCAGCAGCAGAAATAGCATGGAGAAAAGGGTCGAAGGGGAAGGTTTAAAGGTTACTCGCCCTGAAAATTGAGACGAGCATGGCGCTTGAGTTGTGCTTCAATCGCGTGCGTCACTGTCTCAATGACTTTAACACGAGCATAGTATTTGTCATTGGCCGCTACGGCCGTCCAAGGGGCATTTGGCGTATGGGTGCGGCTGATGGCTTGGTTAACCGCCACTTCATAAAAAGACCATTGGTCGCGGTTGCGCCAATCTTCATCGGTGAGCTTATATTCTTTAAAGGGGTCGCTTTCGCGACTTTGAAAGCGCTTGAGTTGTTCGTCTGAGTCAATGTGCAGCCAAAACTTGACTAAGACATAACCCGCATCGGTGAGTTGGGCTTCAAATTCGTTAATTTCTCGATAGGCGCGCCGCCACTGGGTTTCGGTGGCGAACCCCTCAACTCGTTCGACCAGGACGCGACCGTACCAACTGCGGTCAAATACGCCAATTTTCCCCCCACCGGGTAAGCGCCGCCAAAACCGCCAGAGATAATGATGGGCTTTTTCTTCGTCGCTAGGGGCTGCAAAGGTTCTGACAATGTAGCTGCGCGGATCGAGGTTATCGGTAAGGCGTTTAATGGCCCCGCCTTTTCCGGCGGCGTCCCATCCTTCAAAAATAGCCAGGACGGGGATTTGATGTTCGTAAATGCTGAGTTGTAGTTGGCGCAAGCGGACTTGGGCGTCTTTGAGTTGGGTTTTGTAGTCTTCGGGAGAAAGGGCTTGAGTGAGGTCTACTCGGCCTAAAAAGTCGGGTTCGGTGGGTTCGAGTTTTTCTTGGGGGGGGAGGGACGGGGCCGGGACAAAGATATGTTGGCGGTCTAAGGCTTCGGTGAGGACGGCGGCGACTTTGGTTAGGACTTTGACTCTGGCCCAGCGTTTATCGTTACCTTCTACCAGCGTCCAGGGGGCTGACCCGGTGCTGGTTTGAATCAGCATTTCTTCGGCGAAGGTGGCGTATTGGTCGTAGTTTTTGGCTTGTTTCCAGTCTTCGGAACGCACGCGCCAAGCGTCGAGGGGGTCGGCTGCATATTTTTTGAGACGCTTTTTGAGTTCTTTTTTGCTGAGGTGAATCCAAAATTTGGCGATCGCAGCTCCATCATCTACTAATTGTCGCTCAAAGGCGTTGATGTGCTGCATGGTTCTGGGAATTTCGGCATCTGGGACGCGCTGAAACAGTCGGTCTTCCAGGACGTGGGTGTACCAACTGTGATAAAACAGCCCAATACTGCCGGAACTGGGCAGTTTTTGCCAAAAGCGCCATAAAAATGGATAGGTGCGTTCTTGGGGGGTGGGGGGCCAGATGGGGTGGACGGTGAAACCGCGCGGGTCCATATAACCGACGACTTTTTTGACGAGGGCCCCTTTTCCGGCGGCGGCCCAACCTTCAAGGACGATAACATTCGCCAGCTTTTTTTCCCAGCAGGCTTGCTGGAGCGATCGCAACCGACGCATCAGGGCTTCGGTTTCCTGTTTGTAGGTTTCTTTATCTAGGGTTAAGCTCAAATCAAGGGTATCTAGCATAAATTCATCCAAAGACGGCTGACTTTAAAGTTGTGTCTGTTATACCTACTGATTTCGTAACAAGTCCCGAAATTGTCCGATTATATTAAGGGGAAAACGGGTTTTCTCCCTACAGCAGCTCAGTTCAACCCCAAATTGTTAATTTTTAGAGAGGACATCAGGTGTCGAACGCTAAACCCACCATTCTTGTGACCGGAGGGGCCGGCTATATTGGCTCTCATGCGGTTCTGGCATTGCAACGCGCTGGCTATGAGGTGATTATTCTCGATAATTTGGTCTACGGTCATCGAGATTTGGTTGAACAAGTCCTCAAGGTGAAGTTAATTGTAGGCGATACGAGCGATCGCGCTTTGCTTGACCAAATTTTCGCTCAATACGAAATTGCGGCCGTGATGCATTTCGCCGCTTTTATCGCGGTGGGTGAGTCGGTTTCTCAACCCGGAATTTACTATCGCAATAATGTTACCGGCACTCTAACGCTATTAGAGGCGATGGTTGCTGCTAACGTGAATAAATTTGTGTTTTCGTCTACCTGCGCCATCTATGGGGAACCGCAGCAAGTCCCCATCCCGGAAGATCATCCCCAGAACCCGATGAGTCCCTATGCGGCGAGTAAGGCGATGGTGGAACGCATTTTAGTCGATTTCGATCGGGCCTATGGCTTGAAGTCGGTGAGATTCCGCTATTTTAATGCAGCCGGGGCAGAACCGGGCGGACGCTTAGGCGAGGATCATAACCCGGAAACCCATTTAATTCCCTTAGCCATATTTGCGGCGTTGGGTAAGCGGGAGTCGCTTTCCATTTTTGGCACGGACTACGCCACGGAGGATGGAACTTGCATCCGCGATTATATCCACGTTACGGATTTGGCCCAGGCCCATGTGTTAGGGGTGAACTATTTACTCAAGGGTGGCGAGAGTGAGGTGTTTAATTTGGGGAACGGGAACGGCTTCTCAGTTCGCCAGGTGATTGAAACCACAAAGGCAGTTACAGGACGGGAGATTAAAACGGTAGAATGCGATCGCCGTCCGGGAGATCCGCCGATCCTCGTCGGAAGTAGCGAAAAAGCCCAACGCCTCTTAGGTTGGAAAGCCCAATATCCCGATGTTAAGGATATCATCAGCCACGCTTGGCAATGGCACCAGCATCGACACGGTTCTTAGAAGGAAGGGAATTGGGAGTTAGGAGTTGGGGGTTGGGGAAGAAGAGGATGGGGGGATGGGGGGATGGGGGGAGGGGGGGAAGAAGAAGGGAGTTGGGAGTTGGGAGTTAGGATTTGGGGAAGAAGGGATAGGAAAACTTGATTGTCATTAACTCAGCACTCTTTTCTCCCTACTCAGCACACTGCTTCCCAGAAGCTAGCGCAACAGCACTTTCTACTCAGCACTCTTTTCCCTACTCGGAACACCGCTGCGCGGAAGCAAGCTAAGGAACTCGGTACTTTGCACTCTTTCCCCCCCACCTCCCCATTCCCCCATCCTCTTCCCCACTCGGAACTCGGAACTCGGAACTTTGCACTCCTTCCCCCCCACTCTCTTCCCACTCAGCACTCAGCACTTTACACTCAGCACTTAGAGAAGCACTCAGCACTCTTTCCCCCACTCTCAATACAAAAAGAGGGGATAACCCCCTCTTTGTCTATGATTTGCTTCTGTCCTTGCTGCTTTCTAGCAAGCTCCTGTTTTGGCAAGTACGACATGAATAGTTTTAAAGATTAACTCTAGATCGTAGAAAGGATGCCATTTCGTTTGATAGCGTAAATCCAGTTTGACGATATCCTCAAAATCTTTAACAGAAGACCGACCGTTAACTTGCCATTCTCCCGTTAAACCGGGTTTAACATCTAAGCGTCTCCAGTGATGGGGACTATAGCGAACGACTTCATCGTGGGTGGGGGGACGAGTCCCTACTAAGCTCATTTCCCCTTTGAGAACGTTCCAGAATTGCGGCAGCTCGTCTAAGCTGGTTTTGCGGAGAAAACGACCGACTCTGGTGATTCGTGGATCGGATTCGTTTTTGAAGATTAACCCGTTTGCTTCGTTTTTGACTTGGGTTTTGAGTGCGTCGGCGTTTTGCACCATTGAACGGAACTTATAGATGTTGAAGGTGCTGCCATGCAGACCGTAACGCTTCTGGGAATAGAAGATGGGGCCTGAGCTTTCGAGAGCGATCGCGATCGCAATCGGGAGGAAAACAATTGCTAGAATCAGCAAACCCACTAAACTGCCAACAATATCAATCGCCCTTTTGAATAACGAGTAAACAGAGGGATGAATCTCTGGAGATTCTGTAACGAGGGTTGGTGAAAGCTCTGTTGAGACTAGTGAAGAATGCGTCATCTTAACTCTACCTACCTATCGGAAAACCGTGTATCTACTGATGCATGATGTCATTGACTATAGATCGTCAAAGAAAGTCTGTGTAGGGAATTAGAGAAGGCTTGTCCAAATCTTTGAACTAATTCTCTAATCTTCCCGGTTTTGTAAAGTTTCTGTGAAGAAACCTCGCGTCTTGACCTCCGGGAATTCACAGATAAGAAATTTCAATCTGATTATCCCTGTTAAATCTGTCTAAAGGCAGTGTAGGCAAGGAAAGCAGGTGAAAATTCTCTCTTAAAGTAGGCGG from the Desertifilum tharense IPPAS B-1220 genome contains:
- a CDS encoding YdcF family protein, whose amino-acid sequence is MLFLLLTRVLLWIFIAVIVYMVLLRWIPKPYLTWIGGIFLFSLIVLGFLNPNDRLVASAWEILSFPLKPLGLSLLLISMAIGGIKKGVLTKNGVYQLWFAFILLTLFSLPVIAYGLAQQAELEAVLAEQRLQTLCQAPCPVPLVPLAEQGVGTIVVLAQGTTTGANLPDRPYFQLNETGDRIFYASQLYWQEPNFRPLVIVSAGPRPETTGVPTEPTGQLPRSEAEDVRELLLRLGVDPNRIILETTGTDMRTSALGVRRILEERNLGTRVALVTSALDVRRATLTFANVGLQVIPRATDFITYQPGAAQQRTLRLADFIANAEALALSTRVLNEYYTFIFYFLRGWLSPTIF
- the galE gene encoding UDP-glucose 4-epimerase GalE gives rise to the protein MSNAKPTILVTGGAGYIGSHAVLALQRAGYEVIILDNLVYGHRDLVEQVLKVKLIVGDTSDRALLDQIFAQYEIAAVMHFAAFIAVGESVSQPGIYYRNNVTGTLTLLEAMVAANVNKFVFSSTCAIYGEPQQVPIPEDHPQNPMSPYAASKAMVERILVDFDRAYGLKSVRFRYFNAAGAEPGGRLGEDHNPETHLIPLAIFAALGKRESLSIFGTDYATEDGTCIRDYIHVTDLAQAHVLGVNYLLKGGESEVFNLGNGNGFSVRQVIETTKAVTGREIKTVECDRRPGDPPILVGSSEKAQRLLGWKAQYPDVKDIISHAWQWHQHRHGS
- a CDS encoding sugar transferase, whose amino-acid sequence is MTHSSLVSTELSPTLVTESPEIHPSVYSLFKRAIDIVGSLVGLLILAIVFLPIAIAIALESSGPIFYSQKRYGLHGSTFNIYKFRSMVQNADALKTQVKNEANGLIFKNESDPRITRVGRFLRKTSLDELPQFWNVLKGEMSLVGTRPPTHDEVVRYSPHHWRRLDVKPGLTGEWQVNGRSSVKDFEDIVKLDLRYQTKWHPFYDLELIFKTIHVVLAKTGAC
- the pap gene encoding polyphosphate:AMP phosphotransferase; the encoded protein is MLDTLDLSLTLDKETYKQETEALMRRLRSLQQACWEKKLANVIVLEGWAAAGKGALVKKVVGYMDPRGFTVHPIWPPTPQERTYPFLWRFWQKLPSSGSIGLFYHSWYTHVLEDRLFQRVPDAEIPRTMQHINAFERQLVDDGAAIAKFWIHLSKKELKKRLKKYAADPLDAWRVRSEDWKQAKNYDQYATFAEEMLIQTSTGSAPWTLVEGNDKRWARVKVLTKVAAVLTEALDRQHIFVPAPSLPPQEKLEPTEPDFLGRVDLTQALSPEDYKTQLKDAQVRLRQLQLSIYEHQIPVLAIFEGWDAAGKGGAIKRLTDNLDPRSYIVRTFAAPSDEEKAHHYLWRFWRRLPGGGKIGVFDRSWYGRVLVERVEGFATETQWRRAYREINEFEAQLTDAGYVLVKFWLHIDSDEQLKRFQSRESDPFKEYKLTDEDWRNRDQWSFYEVAVNQAISRTHTPNAPWTAVAANDKYYARVKVIETVTHAIEAQLKRHARLNFQGE